Part of the Zea mays cultivar B73 chromosome 4, Zm-B73-REFERENCE-NAM-5.0, whole genome shotgun sequence genome is shown below.
TCTACCTCGACCCGCCGGAGATCTGCCAGGTGGCCCGTCTCAACAGCGCCTTCCGCGGCGCCGCCTCGGCGGACTGCGTCTGGGCCGCCAAGCTTCCCGCCAACTACCGTTACCTTGCGGCCCTAGCCGCGGCCGCCGATGACGAGGGCTGTGGCGATGGAGATGCCAGCGGCAAGCGCTTGACCAAGAAGGAGATTTACGCTCGTCTGTGCCGATCCACTTTCTTTGATGCCGGCAGAAAGGTAAACTCATGTGGTCATTCCTCCATGGAGGTATTATGCTTGTTTGTTAGGGCCGATCTGCTGTGGATGCGGTTCTGTTATTAGCCTCGTGTTTGCTTGAAATTGTCTATTTTGCTTAATAGCCATCCATGCTGTCTATTTTAGGAATTCTGGATTCTGAAGAACAAGGGAGCCCTTTGCATGAGTATATCATCAAAGGCAATGACTATTACCGGGATAGATGATCGGAGGTACTGGAGCCACCTCGCTACAGAggaatcaaggtacttcttttcttTGAGGCTGTTATTTTGTATAGCTTCTCTTTGATGTGTGAGTCCCATTTCCTTTATGTTTCTTATTGCTGCAACCACTTCAAAGTTTCAATTTTAGTTCAGGTTTTGCagcatcattgtcaagagttattGAGTAAATTTTTAATTTAGCTCCCCAAAAAGTTCATACTAAAAACAGTTGAACTCTTGCTACTTCCTGAAAGAGAGAGAGGTAATTTGGGTAATCACGTCTATGTATGATCACTCGAATAGGTATAGTATATGTAGGCTAAGCCACTACTCGATTATAGAAACAGATTATAGAAACAGATCGGGAGGGCAGCCACCGATTAGCCAAGATTACAGTACGGCTGATTAGCCAAGATTACACCAGCAATTATAGGAGAGGATATAATTGCCGACGTGAAGAACCCGAGTCTCGTGGTTGTCGACGAACTGCTCCTCGAGAGCGAGCCAGGCAGCAGGGGCGGACGACTAGCAGTGGTGACGATGTCATAGAGCTTGGAGGAGATGAAGCCGTAAATCCACGAAAGGACGTGGAGATCCATGTGAACCCAGTGGGGAACAACAGGGAATGTCGCATCACATTGGACGTGGTCGGCGAGAGCATACTTGCCGAGAGCCAGGAGGAGACGGCGCCACTTGGAGAAGGATGGTGTGGCAAGGTCGAGCGTGGTTGGCACCAGGCACGTACGATGAGGATGGTGAGCGCCTGGGTGTGGAGCGCAGCGACACCGGTTGCATCAGCATCGACGACGTCTCCACCGCTGGCAGCAGCATTGGTGATGTCGTTGTCGGCGGCCTCCTGGAGGCGGCGGCGCTATGCATCGGCCAGGGCGCGCTCGTGTCGAGCGACGTCATCCTGGAGCCGACGACGTTCGGCAGTCGTGGCGGCAGCTGCGTCACGCTTCGCTTGGAGGGCGGCGGCTGCTTCGGCATCGCGGCGTCGTGCAGCATCGGCTTGTTCCCGCTCAAGGCGACGAGCCTCGGCAGCACGGAGCTCAGCGGCATCGGCCTTGGCTGCGGCACCAGCGGCGTCCATGGCGGAGCAATGGGTTAGGAGCAGAAGGTGAAAGAGGATCCTGTTGATACcatgaaagagagagagagagaggtaatTTGGGTAATCACGTCTATGTATGATTACTGGAATAGGTACAGTATATGTAGGCTAAGCCACTACCCGATTATAGAAACAGATCAGGAGGGCAGCCACTGATTAGCCAAGATGACAGCACGGCTGATTAGCCAAGATGACAGCACGGCTGATTAGCCAAGATTACAGCAGCAATTATAGGAGAGGATATCCTGGCAATATACTGTCTAACACTTCCTTTAATTTTGTTTTATGTTCCACTGTTACAGATTTTGCATTAAGTGGTCAAATTTCATTCTCACACGCGTTAGTTCAAACCTAAAAACCAATATAACTGCTCTTTACTCTTTTGCATGAGTGTAAAATATAATTCCTTGTTGGCTAAGTTATATACTTGGCTGACAAGTCCAAATTCTTTGTTGCATCTTATTAACACACCCCCCTCTCTTCAGTCCAACCATGGGAAGAGAATTGACCTTATGTTTATCAAATGTTGCAAATTTTGTTTACCAATTGACTGCGCTAGTTGTTCTCAGGGATTAGCTTCTCATGAACAGTTTTATAGTTCTTCTGTGATGTTGAAACCTTCTATTTAGTCAAAAATCATTCATTAGGCAGTAACTGGTGAAAATGAAAAAAAAAGGTCACCTAGTTCTCACAAATATGCCTTCTGCAGAGGTCTTAAGCAAATGAACATTTCATTTGATCATGTAAGTGTATTCTATTGCAATTCAGTTCTTCTATGCTCATTAATAATAAAAACAAAGCCCTGGTAATAGTTTTGTAGAAAATTGGTTTGTTCTGCACCAATTGTTCTTTAACATGGTTTCGGATCCGTGCTTTTTTCCTTTTTATAGAGGCATGCTATGCTCTAGGTCATTTGAGATGAAGTAATGAAACAGTTCATTATAGTTCATGAATCGTGATTGTTAGTTTTGGATGTGGCAGAACAGATAATTTCAGTGCTCCTAAAAAGGTGTTTGTGCTTTCCTTATATTCGTAAAAACTGGCTCGCCTTGCAGCCTCAATCTTTCTACTATGTTTTCTACCTGATCTCCTACTAAGTATATTTTTTATTGAGTGTGCCTGTGTGTTTAGAGGATTATTACCAGGTACTCGTGGAAGatactttgttgcttcttgtATGTAGGAATTCACAACGCTTTAGCAATATGAGAGATATGAGGTGGAGACTGGAGAACATGGTTTTTAAGAATTGCCTATGATGTTCTTGCATGTGATTGTTGATGCATTTTTTTATCCACTTCGAACACTGTTTGCACATTCGTTTGTTGGATCGTTTTTGGTACAAACTGTACATATGCTTTACAGATTTGTGGTGAATGTCTTATTGATGAATTGCTTCTTTGTGGTACCACAGATTCCATACTGTTGCCTATCTCCAGCAGATTTGGTGGCTCGAGGTAGATGGGGAGCTTGAGTTCTGCTTTCCTGCTGGTGCCTACAGCCTTTTTTTTCATCTTCACCTGGGTCGACCCTATAGGCGCATGGGTCGTTGGCTTTGTGGAACTGAGCATGTTCATGGTTGGGATGTCACGCCCACACGGTTCCAGCTCACGACCTCTGATGAGCAGCAGGCGACATCCGAATATTATCTGCATCTACATGAACAAGGGGGCTGGAAGCTTTACCATGTTGGTGATTTTGTCATATCAAATTCCGATGAGCCCATGAAACTCAAGTTCTCAATGATGCAGATCGATTGCACACATATGAAAGGCGGCTTGTGCGTTGACTCCGTGTTTATATATCCTAAAGGGTACAAGCCTGAGAAGGCGAACATAGTCTGCACCTAGTTCGGCAAAGTTGGCCTTGTACCTCTCCTGCATGATGAAACAAGAGGCAATTCAAATGTGGATGGCTAGCCTTTTTCCTGGCGATCCTTACCTGAAAGCCCATTGTACattctttttgttttttcccTTCATTCTGGTAGTTTTGCATGAATGTAAGGTCTTTCTTGTTTTTTTTTGGGTAGTGTTAGTTAAACAGGTGGAGAATAGGGGATTTAGAAACAGGTCAAGTGAAGTAAGTCTTGAGTCATTGAGGCGGTAGATTGCCATACAGCAATAATAATGTTCGGCGAGCTGGATTGATTTTTTTTCTCTCCCTgtcctgaggccagaaaacattcAGTATCTGTTATCATCGGTGTCTTCAGAGGCTAAAAGTCCATTTTGTGTAGACTGACGCGTGTGGTCTGTTTTGAATACAATGTGTGATTGATATGTTACAAGGCGATTCTTTCAGTTCGCAATTTGACAGTTACAGCTCGTAAAAGTTTGGCGCAGTAAC
Proteins encoded:
- the LOC103653906 gene encoding F-box protein PP2-A13-like isoform X1, which encodes MGTGSSILGADGEWGETSLGDMPESCVAAVLLYLDPPEICQVARLNSAFRGAASADCVWAAKLPANYRYLAALAAAADDEGCGDGDASGKRLTKKEIYARLCRSTFFDAGRKEFWILKNKGALCMSISSKAMTITGIDDRRYWSHLATEESRFHTVAYLQQIWWLEVDGELEFCFPAGAYSLFFHLHLGRPYRRMGRWLCGTEHVHGWDVTPTRFQLTTSDEQQATSEYYLHLHEQGGWKLYHVGDFVISNSDEPMKLKFSMMQIDCTHMKGGLCVDSVFIYPKGYKPEKANIVCT